The genome window GTTTCTTTCCCCTGTACttcaaataatgttatttttagctatccagtaagtgtgttttttctatttttttctataaaaagttGGAACTTAATggtaaatacaatattttacaaaataagaacTCTTTCATGTAACCTTTTATTCTTGTAGATGAGTATTTAAGTCAccacatttcaaaatgtgagAACCTTAAATATACCAGGAAGAGTTCCTGGTGTCATTTTTGTCACTCTTTTTCACTCCCAAACATTTTCTACTCTGCAGGACAGGATGTTTTTTGATCTGTGGAAGTTGATAAGACAAAGGCTGGAAAGTTCTCTAAAACCAAGTGAAACTAGACAGAGGTCACAGTTAATTTATGAATGAATCAAAGCAGAATTCTCCTGCTGTGTTTTGCCTTTGCAGAGGTCTCCCAGTCTGTGAAAATCCCAGTGCTCATCGGTTCTGGAGTGACATACAACAACGTTGAAAACTTCCTGGATGCCCGTGGAATGATCATTGGATCTCATTTTAAACTTGGTGGCCACTGGGCCAATGCAATTGATCCAGATAGAGTCAAGAGGTTCATGGCAAAAATGCATCACCTGCGAAAGCCACAGAGCTAGTTCTCACCATCACTAAGCTGctgataaaataaagataactgcgtttattttaaagcctaaaaacaaaagtgaaagtgcttttctttcatttgaaaatgaaatgattttaataagCTAAGCTAAATAAACTAATTTGTTTCATGTAGCTTTTGTGACTCtaaacaaaatttgttattcTGGACCAAAGGGAAAACCGGTTGTTTGGGTTGTGGAGGTCGCTGACCTCTCTTCTAGATGTTTATGTGCTTCCTAAGTGGCTGTTGGAAAACTACAAACgggttttcatgttttttcaaagCATAGACAATCAGATTGGTAAGACAACAATTGTACTGTCATTAATAGACcatcagataaaaaatataaaaacatttattaatttttatgttgtttttctttacatgaaTGCTGTACAGGTCAATACACTTAGAAAATGAACACACTATCAAAGAACAAGCCACTGCAATGCataataaatcttaaatgtttcatttctgaaCAAACTTTCTACAGATTTCACCTTTTCATGTTTGGAACATTGTCACAAGCTCCAATCGTTAATtatacaaataacttttcaaacacacacataacacACTTGTCCATAATCAAGACAGTTTCTAAAGATCCATTCCAACTACATGTGTTGAGGCTGAGGTCACTAGTTAATAGACCTGATGGCAGCAGTTCACAGCTCCTTATAGCAAACTCTCATGGCTTCATCTTTGAGGCAGAGGACCTTAAATGTCTTCCTATGTAGTTATGAGGCAAATGCAGAGTGGATTCATGACAGAGAACCTGAGTAATTCAGAGCCATACTGAGCTGATGATTGGAGGTGAGGGCATCTCATGCATCCTGTCTAGGTTGATCCCTGCATGTCAGTAGTTGTAGAGGCGCGGGGAAGGACGCCTTATGTTGCCATATCCTTTGTCCTTTGGTGAGAACTGTGTCTTAGTCATGTTGTGCCTGTGGAGGGCGCTGCGACTCAGCTTCTTTCTCTGGGCCTGGCTCCTGGCTCTCTGCATGGCCTGCAGCTGGAGGCCACATGGCAAAGGATTCCCCCAGGCGGCCAGATGCCAGGAGATGTGCCGCCTCACAGCCAGCGGCCTGAATAAGCACACGATGTTAGAGCATCATGAGTGAAGGTTGGACTGTTATGATGTTTTCCCtgcattttgttaaaacctGCTGACTTTGAAAGTATGAGACTTCGACATGAACATGTGTAGGAACCCTCGGGTTTGGTTTAAAGATCTCTGATTGATTCATCCATTACCCATCAACAGCCATTGGAGGAAGACTTGGTTCGCACacactgattggctgagagaTAAAGCATCCTATCTAAGTGACATAAAGTTACCTAGAGgtttcctcttcatcatcatctgaggctagctcctcctcctcctctgctccctGCATCCTTATCTGGTAGACAGACATGCTGGGATGCTCTATCAGCAGGTTCTCCAGAGGGTCCGCATCAGGGGCCGGCAGGGGTCCGCTTCCTGTTTCCAGATAAAACAACCTCCCATTATCACTAGGAACCATGACAACCTGAAGTGTAAActtgttgttattgttatgaATCATGGTTTTGTCTCTCACCTGGGATGTTAACAATGACCCATTCCTCCTCTTCAAACTCCAGGAGCTCCTCGTTGGCGCCACCTACTGCTTCAGACTCCTCTCCAGCATTCCCAAGCAGATGAGAAAGAATCTTCCCGATCATTCTCTAAGTCTCGTTTACAGCCTGGAACGTAAAACGGAAAGAGCAGTCATGAGAACAAACACATTACAGGTTCAGGTCTCCGTACAGGAAGTTTGTTTGTTAGGAATAAAAACCGCTTATCACCTCATCTATGGAATCTGGGTGTCTGTTGGTGAGAAACAGCGCCCTC of Xiphophorus couchianus chromosome 4, X_couchianus-1.0, whole genome shotgun sequence contains these proteins:
- the LOC114142531 gene encoding tumor protein p53-inducible nuclear protein 2, whose protein sequence is MIGKILSHLLGNAGEESEAVGGANEELLEFEEEEWVIVNIPGSGPLPAPDADPLENLLIEHPSMSVYQIRMQGAEEEEELASDDDEEETSRPLAVRRHISWHLAAWGNPLPCGLQLQAMQRARSQAQRKKLSRSALHRHNMTKTQFSPKDKGYGNIRRPSPRLYNY